Proteins encoded together in one Rhizobium sp. 11515TR window:
- a CDS encoding ABC transporter substrate-binding protein — MSEFLLTGLNSRVTRRTTLLMGAAAGLSAFIPTLPASADENADKRPELHIAVQMNPVSQEPVDAASNVAFRNNFSIHETVLALDMRGDFSVKPNLATSWTWLSPTVLEMKLRPGVIFHDGREMTAEDVAFSFGPERLLNKDAPGYPTYRTNFTSLDHVEVVDPLTVRFVTKFQDPIFLQRLASYAAVVISKDAWQKNGGNWTTWRQKPVGAGPYKVESYTANESVVLAAHDQAYRGKPAAKRVTLRIVPEVSSRIAGLLAGDYDIATDLPPDQLSVVTASADHEIVGGPVPNNRILFFDKNNPALKDPRVRQALILAIDRQAIVDTIWNGRTKVPNGLQFELYGPVYLKDYPAYQYDPDRAMQLLKDAGYNGEEIEIRSQNNYYTAENPVTQAVVAMWQAVGVNAKMKFVESGKLFDNSPTRATGNWSSTGQVPDPYISFFTQFSSAGNLSSFKIWQNADFDALGAKMEQAVDPADRAKIFRDMLHLIEWEDPGVTVLHQNAVFFGIRKGIKWQPLPAFQMDLGAGSLSFEEQKS, encoded by the coding sequence ATGTCCGAATTTCTGCTCACCGGCCTCAACAGCCGAGTTACCCGTCGTACGACCCTTCTCATGGGGGCGGCCGCCGGCCTCTCCGCCTTCATCCCGACGCTTCCCGCTTCCGCTGATGAAAACGCCGATAAAAGGCCGGAGCTTCATATCGCCGTTCAGATGAATCCGGTCTCGCAGGAGCCCGTCGACGCCGCCAGCAATGTCGCCTTCCGCAATAATTTTTCCATCCACGAGACGGTGCTCGCGCTCGACATGCGCGGCGATTTTTCGGTCAAGCCCAATCTCGCGACGTCCTGGACCTGGCTCTCTCCGACCGTACTCGAAATGAAGCTGCGTCCTGGGGTGATCTTCCATGATGGTCGCGAGATGACCGCCGAGGACGTCGCCTTCTCCTTCGGACCCGAGCGGCTCCTGAACAAGGACGCACCGGGTTATCCGACCTATCGCACCAATTTCACCAGCCTCGACCATGTCGAGGTGGTCGATCCGCTGACGGTCCGCTTCGTCACCAAGTTCCAGGACCCGATCTTCCTGCAGCGCCTTGCATCCTATGCGGCCGTTGTCATCAGCAAGGATGCCTGGCAGAAAAACGGCGGCAACTGGACGACCTGGCGGCAGAAGCCGGTCGGCGCCGGCCCCTATAAGGTCGAAAGCTATACGGCCAATGAGAGCGTCGTTCTCGCCGCGCACGATCAGGCCTATCGCGGCAAGCCGGCGGCCAAGCGCGTGACCTTGCGCATCGTGCCGGAGGTTTCTTCACGCATCGCGGGCCTGCTGGCCGGCGACTACGACATTGCGACGGACCTGCCGCCCGACCAGCTTTCGGTCGTCACCGCGAGCGCCGATCACGAGATCGTCGGCGGTCCGGTTCCGAACAATCGCATTCTGTTCTTCGACAAGAACAATCCGGCGCTGAAGGACCCGCGCGTGCGCCAGGCACTCATCCTCGCCATCGATCGCCAGGCGATTGTCGACACGATCTGGAACGGCCGCACGAAGGTGCCGAACGGGCTGCAATTCGAGCTCTACGGTCCCGTCTATCTCAAGGATTATCCGGCCTATCAGTACGATCCCGATCGCGCGATGCAGCTCCTGAAGGATGCCGGCTATAATGGCGAGGAGATCGAGATCCGCTCGCAGAACAATTACTACACGGCGGAAAACCCGGTGACGCAGGCCGTTGTCGCCATGTGGCAAGCTGTCGGCGTCAATGCCAAGATGAAATTCGTCGAATCGGGCAAGCTGTTTGACAACTCGCCGACCCGCGCGACCGGCAACTGGTCGAGCACCGGCCAGGTTCCCGACCCCTATATCTCCTTCTTCACGCAGTTCAGCTCCGCCGGCAATCTGAGCTCGTTCAAGATCTGGCAGAATGCCGATTTCGATGCGCTCGGCGCCAAGATGGAGCAGGCTGTCGATCCGGCCGACCGCGCCAAGATCTTCCGCGACATGCTGCATCTGATCGAATGGGAAGATCCGGGCGTCACCGTCCTGCATCAGAACGCTGTCTTCTTCGGCATCCGCAAGGGTATCAAGTGGCAGCCTCTACCGGCCTTCCAGATGGATCTCGGTGCCGGCAGCCTTTCCTTCGAAGAGCAGAAGAGCTGA
- a CDS encoding ATP-binding cassette domain-containing protein: protein MMPEKQIAANSEMGTALAARDLQFSYAPGFSLWPGRAKAFRAIKDVSLELRPGETLGLVGESGCGKSTLASLLCGDREPTSGEITLFGQPFKNLMKPNRRGLAKHLQVISQDTMGALDPRRSVGHQMVETLTIHGIGYPASRLDRAAEAFKAVSLPVSALQKFPHQLSGGQRQRVAIARALVVEPQILLCDEPVSALDVSVQAQVLNLLLELQRARGLSLLFISHDVRVVRHVSHRVAIMEAGQIVETGPTEEVFANPVHPYTAKLLSAVPRGKRGGGVRQAAAMLETL from the coding sequence ATGATGCCTGAGAAGCAAATCGCCGCCAATTCAGAGATGGGAACTGCACTTGCCGCCCGCGATCTGCAATTTTCCTATGCTCCGGGCTTTTCCCTTTGGCCGGGACGCGCGAAGGCATTTCGTGCGATCAAGGATGTGAGCCTGGAATTGAGGCCCGGCGAGACTCTAGGGCTTGTCGGTGAATCGGGTTGCGGCAAGTCCACGCTTGCCTCGCTGCTCTGCGGCGATCGTGAGCCGACATCAGGCGAAATCACGCTATTCGGTCAGCCTTTCAAAAACCTGATGAAGCCGAACCGGCGTGGTCTGGCAAAACATTTGCAGGTTATTTCGCAGGATACGATGGGCGCGCTCGATCCGCGCCGGAGCGTCGGCCATCAGATGGTGGAGACGCTGACGATCCACGGCATAGGCTATCCGGCAAGCCGGCTCGATCGCGCGGCAGAGGCGTTTAAAGCTGTCAGCCTGCCGGTCTCAGCCTTGCAGAAATTTCCCCATCAGCTCTCCGGCGGTCAGCGCCAGCGCGTCGCCATTGCTCGTGCCCTCGTGGTCGAACCACAAATTCTGCTGTGCGACGAGCCGGTCTCGGCGCTCGACGTTTCCGTGCAGGCGCAGGTGCTAAACCTCCTGCTCGAATTGCAACGTGCACGCGGCCTGTCGCTGCTCTTCATCAGCCATGACGTCCGGGTGGTCCGGCATGTCTCGCATCGCGTCGCGATCATGGAGGCAGGCCAGATCGTGGAAACCGGCCCGACCGAGGAAGTCTTCGCAAATCCGGTCCACCCCTATACCGCAAAACTCCTCTCCGCCGTTCCCCGCGGGAAGCGCGGCGGCGGGGTACGGCAGGCAGCGGCCATGCTCGAAACGCTCTGA
- a CDS encoding ABC transporter ATP-binding protein yields MGVPLLSVDNLSVSFTTGAGRFHPVNNVSFDLAEGEILGIVGESGSGKSLTCLALAGLLGPSANATGYISFQDAMYDAAELGPRSRVKLPPIGLIFQEPVSCLDPVRTIGSQIAEAAVSAGMSAREARDEALRLLAEVAIPQPETRYNAFPAQFSGGMCQRVMIATALAMQPRLIIADEPTTALDVTVQAQVVALLVKAVRERGIPMIFISHDLDLVSEVCDRIAVMYAGSLVEINRTDDLYDNPRHPYTRLLLEAMPGRGRPLERLADIPGELKLHDDLPQACAFAPRCPRAEPNCATMVPPLIAGTAALACFNPWSAHDA; encoded by the coding sequence ATGGGCGTTCCCCTTCTTTCCGTCGACAATCTGAGTGTCTCGTTCACAACGGGCGCCGGACGGTTTCATCCGGTCAACAACGTGTCTTTCGACCTTGCCGAGGGTGAGATCCTCGGCATCGTTGGCGAGAGCGGTTCGGGAAAGAGCCTCACCTGTCTTGCACTCGCGGGTCTTCTCGGGCCGAGCGCCAATGCCACGGGCTATATTTCCTTTCAGGATGCCATGTATGATGCGGCCGAGCTCGGTCCACGGTCAAGAGTGAAGCTGCCGCCGATCGGGCTGATTTTTCAGGAGCCCGTTTCCTGCCTCGATCCCGTCCGCACGATCGGCTCCCAGATCGCCGAGGCGGCTGTCAGCGCCGGCATGTCGGCAAGGGAGGCCAGGGACGAAGCGCTCCGGCTTCTGGCCGAGGTCGCCATTCCGCAACCCGAGACGCGCTACAATGCCTTTCCCGCGCAATTTTCCGGCGGCATGTGCCAGCGCGTCATGATTGCCACGGCGCTCGCCATGCAGCCGCGACTGATCATCGCCGACGAGCCGACGACGGCACTTGATGTCACCGTGCAGGCGCAGGTTGTCGCTCTTCTGGTCAAGGCGGTGCGCGAGCGTGGCATCCCCATGATCTTCATAAGCCACGACCTAGATCTCGTCTCGGAGGTCTGCGACCGTATCGCCGTCATGTATGCGGGGTCGCTGGTCGAGATCAATCGCACGGACGATCTCTACGACAATCCGCGCCATCCCTATACGCGCCTGCTGCTGGAGGCCATGCCCGGACGCGGCAGGCCGCTGGAGAGGCTTGCGGACATCCCCGGCGAACTGAAATTGCATGACGACCTGCCGCAGGCCTGCGCCTTTGCGCCCCGTTGTCCGCGGGCGGAGCCGAACTGCGCGACGATGGTTCCGCCGTTGATTGCGGGTACGGCAGCCCTTGCCTGCTTCAATCCATGGAGTGCCCATGATGCCTGA
- a CDS encoding ABC transporter permease: MLQSILRAFLRALVTLFLAMTFAFVILRVSGDPLHSLLPIETPPEVVALMRQQWGLDQPLYIQYFAYLGHLLRGDFGTSLLNGQDALALVLSKVPATLELMGAALVLAFGAGVPFGILAARNRGGLIDRFVMALAVLMHSLPNFLIAILLIQLFAVSLRILPSGGGSTMAHLVMPVLVIGLYNAGIIARFVRSSVLEVLGQRFILAARAKRIGESALLWRHVMPNAALPLLTMLGFLVGGMIGGAAVVESVYAWPGVGRFLVSSVAQRDLNIVQTIVLLITATMVTANLLIDCLYILADPRLRHRVSA, translated from the coding sequence ATGCTTCAATCCATCCTGCGGGCGTTTCTACGAGCGCTTGTGACCTTGTTCCTGGCGATGACCTTCGCCTTCGTCATTCTGCGCGTCAGCGGTGACCCGCTGCATTCGCTGTTGCCCATCGAGACGCCGCCGGAAGTCGTGGCGCTGATGCGGCAGCAATGGGGTCTCGATCAGCCACTTTACATCCAGTATTTCGCCTACCTCGGCCATCTCCTGCGCGGCGATTTCGGCACGTCGCTATTGAATGGACAGGATGCCCTGGCGCTGGTTCTGTCGAAAGTCCCGGCAACGCTGGAATTGATGGGCGCTGCCCTCGTATTGGCGTTCGGCGCCGGCGTGCCCTTCGGTATTCTAGCTGCACGTAACCGCGGCGGCCTGATCGACCGCTTTGTCATGGCGCTTGCGGTGCTGATGCATTCGCTGCCGAATTTCCTGATCGCCATTCTGCTCATCCAGCTTTTCGCCGTCTCCTTGCGGATCTTGCCGAGCGGCGGGGGATCGACGATGGCGCATCTCGTCATGCCCGTTCTGGTCATTGGTCTTTACAATGCCGGCATCATCGCCCGCTTCGTCCGCTCGAGCGTACTGGAAGTGCTGGGCCAGCGTTTCATATTGGCGGCGCGCGCCAAGCGCATCGGCGAAAGTGCTCTTCTGTGGCGGCATGTCATGCCGAATGCGGCCTTGCCGCTTCTGACCATGCTCGGCTTCCTCGTCGGCGGCATGATCGGCGGCGCGGCCGTGGTCGAGAGCGTCTACGCCTGGCCGGGTGTCGGCCGCTTTCTCGTCTCCTCCGTGGCGCAGCGCGATCTGAACATCGTGCAGACCATCGTGCTGCTCATCACGGCGACGATGGTGACTGCCAATCTCCTCATCGATTGTCTCTACATTCTCGCCGATCCGCGTCTGCGGCATCGCGTATCGGCCTGA